The genome window TGCTTGTTTTTCTCAACCTTGTTCCAGGACTTCTGCTTTATAAGTATTGGAAATGGAAGTATATGAAATAGAAATAATTTTAAAGGATTGAGTTTTAATGAGAATTTTACAAGTCATTACATCCTTGGAAATGGGCGGTGCTGAAACTTTGGTAGTTAATTTAATACCAAGGTTGCAGGCATTAGGGCATACTGTAGATTTGTGCGTTTTTAATGGTACAGAAACGCCATTGACTAATAGACTGAAGAAAGAGAGCCCACAAACGAAGATATATGCGCTGGGACATGGGGTTTACAACCCGCTCTATATATTGAAGCTGGCAAAGATAATGAGAGGGTATGACATTGTTCATACACATAACTCATCGCCGCAACTGTTTGCTGCTATTGCGAAAGTGTTATGCTCGGTGGAGCTCGTCTCCACCGAGCATAACACTTCCAATCGCAAACGCGATTGGAAGTGGTATGCCCCGGTTGAAAGCTGGATGTATGGAAAATACCGACACGTAATTTGTATAAGCCGGATTGCTGAAGAGAAACTGCGGGAATATATGAGAGGAGACTGGCAGGACGAGACGAAGCCACGATATAACCGCATATCAACCATTAATAACGGGGTAGATGTTCATGCTATCAGCAACATTGTTCCCGATGCCGGACTTTTGTCTCTGAAAGAGCAGAGGAAAGCGATTCTCATGGTTGCCGGATTCAGGGAAGCCAAGGACCAGGACACGATAGTAAGGGCTTTAAGCCTTTTGGACAAAAACAGTTATGAAGTCTGGTTTGCCGGTGTCGGTGTGCGTCAGGCTCTTGTCAGTCAGTTGGCTGGTAAACTTGGTGTCAGCGACCGGGTAAGGTTTCTGGGTTTGCGCACGGACATACCGAATGTGCTGCGGGCAGCGGACATCATTGTGATGTCTTCTCACTGGGAAGGGTTGAGCCTCAGCAATGTGGAAGGGATGAGTGCCCACCGCCCTTTTATTGCTTCTGACGTGAACGGACTGCGAGAGGTGACAAAGGGATATGGACTTCTTTTCCCGCATGAGGATGCAGAGTCGCTGGCTGCGGAAATCAATTGTCTGGCAGCTGATGAGGCTTACTATCATGAGGTTGCTGAACGCTGCTATAAACGGGCGTTGGAATTTGATATTTCAAAGACGGTAAGCGGATATAACTCTGTCTATCAAAGTGTGGCTGCTGATGGGAAAAGATAGGATAGCATATCTGGATCTTGTGAAGTTTATGGCGATACTTCTTGTTTGTATAAGTCATTGTTATTTCATGATGTCAGTTTTAGAGAGTGATCTCAGTCCGATTATACGTTCTTTAAATATGCCGCTGTTTATGCTGGTGTGTGGCTATTTCTCCAGTCGCAGTCTGGAAATGCCGATGAAGGAGCTTTGTGTGAAAAAGGGTAAGCAGCTGTTGATTCCGGTTATATCCTGCACAGCGGTTACCGTTTGTCTATATAGGGGGGGTATTCATAGAGAAATAATAGGATGTGTATGGTTTCTTAAAACGTTGTTTGCCTGTTACCTTGTGGCACGAGTTGCCAAAAGTATCAAACTGCCTGTAGAAATTATGTTCCTGCTTTCATGGATAGTGCTTTTATTCATTCCGTATGGCGGAACTTTGATGATTAATTTCCTGTATTTCTATTTCTGTATCGGGTATTTCATCCATAAGTATCAAGGACGTATCCAGGCTTACAGAGCAGCTCTGTTTTTTGGCTCGGCGGTTTTTTTCATCGTTTCTGTCTGCTGTCATTGGGCAGTTCCCTGTGCGAAAGTTGATGCTGGTTTCATTCTTCACAGTCCTATGGCGTTTGTTCTCCAGCTGCTGGTGGGGTTGTCCGGCTCGATAGTTGTAATAGGGCTTTGCGAGATAGTCTATAAGATGTCGGGAAAGGGACAGGTTGCGGTTAAGGTTTTGTCAAAGCTCAGTACGGTTGGAAGATATACCTTGGGGATATATGTCATTCAGACTTTTATCATTGAGCGGACACTGACAGTATTTGTAAAATTGAATGAAGTTGTCATTTCATCAACTTTTACAGACTTTGTTTTGATCCCGTTGATTGGTAGTGCCTTGTGTTTTGTGTGTTATTATGTGGTTCGGTTAACACAACCAATTAAAATAATTAACATCCTCTTCTATGGCGGACAGAAATGTTGAAATTAAGTTTCTGAACCTCATTTGTGTTATGTCTTGCGCAGAGTGGTGTGAGAGAGTTGTAAGATAATTGTATTGATGGGTGTCTTTTCTATGTGAAATTTAGAAAAGACTTCTTGCATTGAAAGTTTTGAAGTATCTTTACATAACTTGTTGCCGGTTTTGCTTGGAGGGCAGAGGAAAGAAAGGATAATTCGCGCATTTGTAACTGTCAGGTAATCTGGCGGTTATAATGTTGTGCAGAAAAAGGTGCTTAATAGGACTTCAATTAAGCACCAGTTGGGCTTCAATTAAGCACCTATTGGACGTCAATTTGTGCTTAGTTGAGAGGCAACTTACCATTGAGACTTTTTCTTGGTGAATTATTTTGACAAAAGAGGTAGATGTGGATGACTGACTTTGAGCGATTGGCAATGGCTATCAGCCTGGTCGCTGTGACAGTCATGGCATAAGAGGTCGGTAGAATTATAGAATCGGTAAATGGTTGCTCCCCAATTATTTGTTACTGCCTTAGGGCAATGGGACTGAAAAGCGTATTCCAGAAGAAGAATTTAGAAACTTGAATATTAATATATGATAGGAAGAGATATTTTAGTTAAGCTCATGGATTGCTGTTATCGTGAACCTTTGATGAAGTTCAGGATAATGAAGGAGAAAAGGTTCTCTTTATATGCGACGGGCAACAGTTATCCATTTGTATTTATGGTTGATGGTAGAATCCCACATGGTGGAATGTTCGACAGGCTTAAAGGACTTATTACCATTTTTGCTATATCCAAAGCATTGGGCAAGCCGTTTAAATTGAATTGGAATTATCCGTTTGTATTAAGCAAATATCTTGAACCATATCAGTATGATTGGTTAATTGATGAGAGCCAAATGAACTTTGGTCTTTTGTCATATAATAATATTATAGCTTATGGGGAAATCGTAAATCCTTCCCGTTTATACAAGAAACGTTCGTCGGAGACTCATTTCTATTATGGCTATAACTCCTTGGACAAGGTAAATGCTCATTTTGGAACAGACTATAAGTGGGGAGAATTATATAGAGAACTTTTCCGTCCAACAGCTTATCTTCAACGTTATTTAGACCAGTATCAGACAGAGATAGGAGACAACTATATTGCAATCCATACCCGCTTTATGAACCTCTTAGGCGATAAGACAGAGACAGCTATCAATCCAGAGTTAGGTTCTGACAATCAAAAGAACGCGCTGGTAGAGTCTGCTATCAATTCTGTAAAAAAGATTTCTTTACAGCATCCTGGTATAAGGATTATGATAGCTTCGGATTCTATGGTATTCATTGAGGAAATTAAAAAAGCAATGCCTGATGTATATATAGTTCCCGGAACTGTAAAGCATATAGATACTACTGGTGAAACTGATGATTCTGAGAATATAAAGATGTTCACAGACTATTATTTAATCAGTGGTGCACAAAAGGTATATAGCTTATGGCATGAAGGGATGTGGAAGAGTGCATTCCCAGAGTATGCTGCAAGAATTGGAAATGTGAATTTTGAACGTGTTGAGTTCTAAGTATGAAGAAGAAACTAATTCGCGTTACCACTGCAGACATATCTTTAGATGGATTGTTGAAAGGGCAGCTAAAGTTCTTGAACCAGTACTTTGATGTCATTGGTGTTGCAAAAGATACTGGTGTCCTGCAGAAAGTCCGAGAGCGGGAGGGGATCTGTGTTGTGGATGCCCCGTTGGAGCGTCCTATCAGCTTAGTGAAAGATATTAAGGGCTTGTGGTTCTTGTATCGTTTGTTCCGTAAAGAGAAGCCATGGTGTGTGCATGCTAATACTCCTAAGGGAAGTCTTTTAGCGATGATAGCTGCTTGGTTTGCTGGTGTACCTCATAGAGTTTATACGGTTACAGGACTACGTTATCAGGGGGCTCATGGTTTTTTCAGGAGAATTTTAAAAGGAATGGAAATCTGTACCTGTTTCTTTGCAAATAAGGTAATTCCAGAAGGAAATGGAGTAAAGCAAATTTTGCAGGAGGATCATATAACAAAAAAGGAGTTGAATGTTATTCTGAATGGAAATATAAATGGAGTTGATATTGACTACTTTTCTCCGGACCACTTTACAGCCAAAACAAGAATAAACGGAAAGCCATATACAGGAAGTAAAGAAGATATTCGTAAAGACTTAAATCTTAGTAAAGATGATTTTGTTTTTATATTCATAGGGCGAATCGTTGGTGATAAGGGTATGAATGAACTATCTGATTCTATGAAACGTTTTCAAAAAGAAGGTAAGAACGTAAAGTTACTTCTTGTTGGACGCTTTGAAACAGAACTTGACCCTTTGAAGAGTGCTAATGAGGATTTTCTTAGGAATAATCCAGATGTACGTTTTGTTGGCTATCAAACAGATGTACGTCCATTCTTTATTGCAGCAGATGTTTTAGTTTTTCCAAGCTATAGAGAGGGTTTCCCTAATGTAGTATTGCAAGCTGGTGCAATGGGAATTCCATCAATTGTGACCAATATAAATGGATGTAATGAGATTATCAAAGAAGGTCAGAATGGTAAAATATTTCCTTCTAAAGATGCAGATGCATTATTTAAGGAAATGAATTGGTGTATAGAAAATAGAGATTTTATAAAGGTGATGGCTTCACAGTCTCGTAAAATGATAGTTGATAGATATCGTCAAGAAGAGGTTTGGAAGGCAACACTCAAAGAATATAAAAAACTTGAAAAGTAGTTGACTATGAAATGTGATGTTATTGTAACATATTGTTGGAACCGAGTAGGTTATAACATTATTCGTAGCCTTTATGAAAAAGGATTAAAGGTTGTTGTTGGAGATACATCATCTTATAATATTTGTAGTATCTCTAAATTTAGTGTAGGAAAATTTGTTTATCGAGATTTCAAAAAAGATGAAAAAGGCTTTATTGAAGACTTGAAGAAAGCCCTTAAAGAGTATTCCCCTAAAGTCCTTATGCCTACGCATGATGAATCTTTAATTATAGCGAAACACATAGACGAGCTCCCCAAGGATGTTATATATACAATAGAATCCTATGAGAAACAGATTCAGCTGTCTGATAAGCATAAAGCAACTATTTTATCAAATTCTGTTGGTGTACCAGTTCCTCGCTTTATAGATGATATAAAACAAGCAACATATCCGATAGTCATTAAAACGAAATTTGGCAATTCTGCAAAGGGTGTGTTCTTTCCTAAAGATTATACGGAAGCTAAAAATATTTTACTTCAATACGATAAAAAAAATATCTTAATAGAGGACTTCTTTGCTGGTATAGACTATAGTGTAGATTGTGTTAGGCATGATGGGTTCTTTCAAGCATGTACTTATAGATCTTTAGTGACGAAGACAGATGGAGGAGGTACAACAACACAGAGAATCTTGGTTGAAATGCCTGAATTAGAGAGATATTCTAAACTAATTTTAGATAAAGTTAATTATAAAGGAGTTTGTGGTATAGATTTCAAGGTGAACGAAGAAACGAAGGAGGCTGTATTTATTGAGGTTAATGCTCGATTCACAGGTGGTTTAGCAACACCAATGGCTGGTGGTTTTGATATTCCTTATATTGTATATTCTCTTTTCACTTCAGGGAAGTATGAACACAAAATCCAACCTCGTATGGGGACAAAAACTAAGTGGATACTTGGTGATATAATAACTCTTGTTGGCAAGATTCTTCGTTGTTCGTTGACTATGAAAGAGTTCAAGCAGATAATGAGTTGGAACTTTGATGCTTTCGATGATTATAGAAAAGAAGATAAGAAAGCTATTTTGGGTGAGTTCCTCTATTATTTTGTAAAGTTGGTAAAGAATAGAAACCTGAATCCGTAAATTAATATTATGTTTTTAAAATGGTTATTTGATAAACTTGCATCTTTGTTCGGTTTGCTATTTCTCTGTCCAGTATTATTGGTTGTAGCAATTCTAATCAAGGTGAAGATGCCTGGTCCTATTTTGTTTTGTCAAAAGCGAGTGGGACAGTATGGTAAACTGTTTACTGTATATAAGTTTAGATCGATGACTGTCAAGGCTGAGGCTTCTGTGGCAAGTCGGGATTCTGATGCAACTTCTATTGCCTCAACGGAACAATGCCGTATAACTCCACTTGGTGAGAAACTCAGACGTTACAAGTTGGATGAGTTACCTGAACTGTGGAATGTTCTCAAGGGCGATATGAGCTTTGTTGGTCCACGTCCGGATGTGCCTGGCTATGCCGATCAGCTGCAAGGTGAAGAAAGAGAAATTCTGAAGTTGAAGCCAGGTATTACGGGACCAGCCAGTCTGAAGTATAGAGACGAGGAGGAGCTGTTGGCTTCAGTTGATAACCCCACGCAGTATAATGATGAGGTCATCTTTCCTGACAAAGTCAGACTGAACCTCTATTACTTGAAGCATTATTCATTCATAAAGGATATTCAAATGATTATCTGTACGGTTCTCGGTAAGAAGATGGACTATGCAGGTGAAAAAATATAATTAGTAAAATGGAAAGAAACCGTATTTTACTTTGTCTCGCTCACATGAGCGGTAATGAAATGAAATACATCCAAGAGGCGTTCGACACCAATTGGGTTGTACCATTGGGACCAAATGTCAATGGCTTTGAAGATGACTTGAGACGTTTCTCAGTGTCTGTAAGTCCTTCAGATGAAAGAGGAAACTTCCTTGCAAAGGAGGCGTATCCACAAACGATTATGCCGCATGAGGATAATCCTGATAATCTGTGGAAGGAGTCTTTACCTGGATTGGAGGATAAGCGTGTCGTGGCACTCTGTTCTGGTACGTCTGCTGTACATCTCTCTTTGGTGGCATTGGGAGTGAAGGCAGGTGACGAGGTCATCTGCCAGAGCTTCACCTTCTGCGCCAGTTCACACCCCGTAACTTACCAGGGGGCTACGCCTGTCTTTGTTGACTCAGAGCAGGAAACATGGAATATGGATCCTGTGTTGTTGGAGGAAGCTATCAAGGACAGAATTGCCAAGACTGGTAAGAAGCCAAAGGCTATCATCGTGGTTTATCTCTATGGTATGCCTGCAAAGATAAAGGAAATCCTTGCAGTGGCAGATAAGTATGATATTCCTGTGGTTGAGGATGCAGCCGAGGGCTTAGGGTCAAGATATGCAGGACAGGTTTGCGGTACGTTCGGTGCGTATGGTGTTCTGTCATTCAATGGTAATAAGATGATTACCACATCAGGTGGTGGTGCGCTTGTCTGCCCTGATGAGGCTGCCCGCAACAATGTGATGTTCTATGCTACACAGGCACGTGAGGGTTATCCTTACTATCAGCATGAGAAGATAGGCTATAACTATCGCATGAGCAATGTCTGTGCAGGTATCGGTCGTGGTCAGATGACTGTTCTCGATGAGCATATCGCCCATCACCGTCATATTGCCCATTTGTATGAAGAGGCTTTCAGCAAGATAGAGGGTATTACTTTCCATGCCAATCCTTCACCGGAGTATGATTCCAACTTCTGGCTGAACACAATGGTTATAGACCCTTCTGTCAAGGTAAAAGGACAGGAGAACGCCTACAAGACTACGGTGCAGGGTGCTGTAGGTGGTGCTGCTGGTGTTATTCATTCTGTAGACGATGCACATACTGATTGCGAGCCGAATGCCAATGTTGAGGCTATGCGCGTATTCCTTGACAAGGCTAACATAGAGTGTCGTCCTCTCTGGAAACCAATGCACAAGCAGCCTTGCTATAAGGATTGTCCATCATATGTCAATGGTGTCAGTGAGAGTCTCTTTAAGGTTGGCATGTGCCTGCCAAGCGGTCCACTGGTAACAGATGATGATGTGAAGTATATTGTAGAAAAGATAAAAGAGGCAATGGCATAAACAACATCTTTTTTGAACTCATATTAAGGGCTGACGTCGTAGATCTTATTGTCTTCGGTGCCAGCCCTTTCTGTGTTTTCCCATAGATACTAGATTATGGCAATATCTTGTTTTGCCGAATTCAGAATCCAATATAAGAGTCATTGGGATATATGTCAGTGGATGTTGAAGTAGCGTTTTTTGTGCAGGTTTATTAAGCAATAAGATACCCTGGCGGAGTATCCATGCCATAAATAGATTCGTTTAGGTCTATGTGTCGCAAAAGTACGATAAAAAAACCGAATAGACGAAGAAAATACAAGAAAAGTAGTATTTATTTTTCAAGTTTTATATTCTCATCCTCCTTGATAATCTCTTTTATAGAAACGGGGATAACAGGTGGTAATAACATTGTAGAAGTCAGTGAGTTGAGGATTGTCGATATACTTTTATGTTGTATCGTTATATTGTTGTTATTGGTCGTTTTGTCAGTTATTTTCCTCAAGGAGTCTTTGGGTAGTGTTACCTCATATTTTGCCCAGCAGGCAGCTGCCATCCGTTTAAGCTGGGCAAGTCTTCCCTGTACGTCTTCTCCTTGTCTAAATTGATTATATTTTTTCTCAGCATTCATGTATTGGTCATATGCAGTTTTCCAAGATTGCAGGAACATGTGGCACAGACCTAACCGATAGTAGACGTCACCTTTCTCCCGTTCATAACATACGGTCAGCGTTTTCTCATAGTAGGGGACAGCCTCTTTGTACCGCTTCAGGTTAAAATTACTTTCTGCTGCGGTATAATAATAGACGGAACGTTCGTGTGGAGCAAGTACTTCCAGCTTCGGGATGGCATCTTCCAGATAATCTGCTGCTGCTTCATAGTCCCATTCATGATAATAGCACAGTCCGATATAGGCTTTGAAACGGTCGTTAAGTTGGTATGCCTTGTCCAGACGTTGGAAGATAAGCAGTGCCTCATGGTACTTTGCGGAAGTAAAGTACTCCAGCGCTTTTCCCAACTCTTCTGCATCCTTGCTCTTCTGTGCAGTAGCAGGAATATAGAAGTTAAGGAACAGCACAAACGTAATGATTATTCTTCCCGTTATTCTTACAGCCATATTATCTCCTTTACAATCTTCCCACCATATTGTGCAAGGTCAATGTCAATCAGGACCTTTCCCTGCTGATGGTTCTCATGTGAGTCACCCATTGACTTCTCAACTTCCTTCAGGCATTGTTGCACTTGTGTAAGTGTCCATGTTGTTTCAAAAGTTCCTATACAGTTCAGAAAGTTGTCCGACTCTATCCCGATAGGTTCTGTACATTGAGCTTCAGTGAATCTGACATCCTTGAAATATTGTTTCAACAATGCCTGTGCTTTGGAAATATTTTCCGTCTGATTGAAATTTGAACCAAGTGCAATAACCGTCTTCATAGAATACAAAGTTAAGCATAAGTTTTGATATGTTTGTGAGATTTTAAGACAAATAGTTTTGCATTATATAATAAAACGTGTATTTTTGCAGTTATATAATCCAAAAAGAACTTTTTATGCGACGATATATCTTCCTTTTTTTCTCATTCCTCTATATGTTGTCAGCCATAGCGGCTGGTCCGGCAAAATGGAATCAGGTCTATCAGGCTTATATTGACCAGTACAAGGACATGGCTATTGAGGGTATGCTGAAGTATGGCGTGCCTGCCAGCATCACCTTGGCACAAGGTCTGTTGGAGAGCGGAGCTGGTCGTGGAAGGCTTGTCCGTCAGGGTAATAATCACTTTGGTATCAAGTGTCATGGTTGGAAAGGACGTACGATTACTCATGATGATGATGCGATAGGAGAGTGTTTCCGTGCATACGACAGTGCATTGGAGAGTTATGAAGACCACTGCAAATTCCTTCGTGATCGTCCACGTTATAGAAGTCTGTTTAGTCTGGACAGGAGTGATTATCGTGGATGGGCACATGGACTGAAGCGTGCCGGATATGCAACTAATCCTGCATACGCACAGAGTCTGATAAATCTTATCGAGCTTTATAAACTTTATGAGTATGACAAGGCGAAGCATTATGACCGCTTCATGGCTCATCATAGTGGAGAGAACATGTCTGCCCGTGATGCTGGTAACAATCGCACAACTACTACTCAGATAGCAGGAGCGCATGCAATCCATAAATACAATGAGAACTACTATGTAGTTGTAAGGCAAGGTGATACGTTTAAGTCTTTGAGTAAGGAGTTGGATATCAGTGCTCGTAAGTTGGCTAAATATAATGAGCGTGATAAGAAAGACCGTCTTGTTGAGGGTGAGTTTATCTGGTTGAAGAAGAAACTGTCGAAGGCACCGAAGACCTTTAAGAAACGTCCATATTATGTGCGCAAGTCAGAAAGTCTGTATGATATAGCGCAGAAGTATGGTATCCGACTGAAGAGCCTTGTTAAGAAGAACGAGAAGATTGCTGAGCGTGGGCTGCAGATAGGAGATGAAGTTCGGTTATACTAAAATGTTTGGGTCAAATCAGTCATCTGATCATATTAGTATTGCCTCCTGACTTCTTTAATTTGCCTGTCGGTATCTTGTATGTCTATCTAACTTGACGTAGCCTGTTATGCCTTCGTTACAAAGACAAACAATCTCCCGGTTATCAAACAAAATCTGTTCAGGCTCTAATGATTGATTTGTATTAAACTACACCTGCAAAGAATTATCTTCACGGTAATAAATATGGGTCTTCCGGAATTTGGAGTGATAATAATTAGTTATTAATAATCAACTACTTACACCATTGCTCATATATGTTAAACCCTTTATATACGGAGAATTATAATCATAATGTGCTAATTAGTAGTGCAGGAGTTACTATAACTTATAAATTCACTTCATTTAGTCTAAATCCATTTATTAATGAGAAGGTTATGAAGAGATTTTTATCTCAAAATTTGAGTATCATTCATTGGTTATCACTCCAAATATCGGATGAACCATAAATATTTATTATCGTGAAGAAAAATATTTTTCTTCATGAAAAGAAATATTTTTTTTCATGAAAATAATTTCTCTCCGATGCTGAAATTAACTGTGCGGGTGTAGTCTCATGGGGTTTTTAAAGTACCAGTTACATTGTGATTAGGTGTCTTTTGTGAATAAAGATTTATCCTTCCATACTTATGAAAGCGATAATAGTAAAAGGCGGGGATCGCACAATAAAGTGCGGCCCCCGCCTTTTGCTATTTACAGAGATACTTAGAAGTCAGTCAGGCATGTATCAAGTGCTTTTGTGATAGCCTCTTTGTCGAGGTCCTGACCAATGAAAACCAACTTTTGCATACGGTCACCGTAAGGTTCTTCCCAGTCTTTCTTCAGTTTAGGATTTTTCTCCAAGAATTCACGTAGTTGGAACTGTGGCATGGTGGCATACCACTGACCGGCATTGCGTAGGCTCACTTGTTTGCCTGCCTGCTCGAAAACATAACAGACATCCTTCTCGTTGGAGAAATAGCACAGTCCCTTACAACGGATAATCTGCTTAGGCCACTGACGTGCTACGAAGTCATCAAAGAAGTTGATGTCAAATGGTTTACGTGCGTAATAAACGAAAGTCTGGATGTTATATTCCAAGGCTTCTCCGCTCTCTTCATTCTCCAGATTGTGATGATGGTGGTGATGCTCATGATGGTGACCATGTTCTTCATGTTCATGCTCTTCTTCTTCATCATGTCCTTCAATCTCAGCAATCCACGAAGCAGATGTTGCTACTTTGTCAAAGTTGAAATCCCTGGTGTTGATGATTTTGTCAAGGTCAACGTCACCATAGTTGCATTCAATAATCTCAGCCTTGGGCTGGAGTGAACGGATGATGCTCTTTACCAGTCCCAATTCTTCTTTGTTTACATCATCAACCTTGTTAAGGAGAATAATGTTGCAGAATTCAATCTGCTGGATAAGCAGGTTCTCAAGATCGTCTTCTTGCAGGTCTTTCTTCAAGAGGTCGTTACCAGCAGAGAATTCATCGCACATACGTCGTGCGTCAACAACGGTCACGATGGAATCGAGTATGGCTTTACCGTTCTTTGCCAAGTCCGGGTACATCTGTGGGTAAGCGCAGATAGTCTGTGCAATCGGTGCCGGTTCACAGATGCCACTTGCCTCAATGACAATGTAGTCGAACTTCTGCTGTGATACGATCTCGTTCAGTTGCTGGATTAAGTCCATTTTCAGCGTACAGCAGATGCAACCATTCTGGAGTGCAACGAGTGAGTCATCTTTCTGATCAACAACACCACCAGCCTCAATCAGGTCGGCATCAATGTTCACCTCGCCGATGTCATTGACGATAACGGCAAACTTAA of Prevotella fusca JCM 17724 contains these proteins:
- a CDS encoding DegT/DnrJ/EryC1/StrS family aminotransferase — protein: MERNRILLCLAHMSGNEMKYIQEAFDTNWVVPLGPNVNGFEDDLRRFSVSVSPSDERGNFLAKEAYPQTIMPHEDNPDNLWKESLPGLEDKRVVALCSGTSAVHLSLVALGVKAGDEVICQSFTFCASSHPVTYQGATPVFVDSEQETWNMDPVLLEEAIKDRIAKTGKKPKAIIVVYLYGMPAKIKEILAVADKYDIPVVEDAAEGLGSRYAGQVCGTFGAYGVLSFNGNKMITTSGGGALVCPDEAARNNVMFYATQAREGYPYYQHEKIGYNYRMSNVCAGIGRGQMTVLDEHIAHHRHIAHLYEEAFSKIEGITFHANPSPEYDSNFWLNTMVIDPSVKVKGQENAYKTTVQGAVGGAAGVIHSVDDAHTDCEPNANVEAMRVFLDKANIECRPLWKPMHKQPCYKDCPSYVNGVSESLFKVGMCLPSGPLVTDDDVKYIVEKIKEAMA
- a CDS encoding tetratricopeptide repeat protein produces the protein MAVRITGRIIITFVLFLNFYIPATAQKSKDAEELGKALEYFTSAKYHEALLIFQRLDKAYQLNDRFKAYIGLCYYHEWDYEAAADYLEDAIPKLEVLAPHERSVYYYTAAESNFNLKRYKEAVPYYEKTLTVCYEREKGDVYYRLGLCHMFLQSWKTAYDQYMNAEKKYNQFRQGEDVQGRLAQLKRMAAACWAKYEVTLPKDSLRKITDKTTNNNNITIQHKSISTILNSLTSTMLLPPVIPVSIKEIIKEDENIKLEK
- a CDS encoding sugar transferase, producing MFLKWLFDKLASLFGLLFLCPVLLVVAILIKVKMPGPILFCQKRVGQYGKLFTVYKFRSMTVKAEASVASRDSDATSIASTEQCRITPLGEKLRRYKLDELPELWNVLKGDMSFVGPRPDVPGYADQLQGEEREILKLKPGITGPASLKYRDEEELLASVDNPTQYNDEVIFPDKVRLNLYYLKHYSFIKDIQMIICTVLGKKMDYAGEKI
- a CDS encoding O-fucosyltransferase family protein, encoding MIGRDILVKLMDCCYREPLMKFRIMKEKRFSLYATGNSYPFVFMVDGRIPHGGMFDRLKGLITIFAISKALGKPFKLNWNYPFVLSKYLEPYQYDWLIDESQMNFGLLSYNNIIAYGEIVNPSRLYKKRSSETHFYYGYNSLDKVNAHFGTDYKWGELYRELFRPTAYLQRYLDQYQTEIGDNYIAIHTRFMNLLGDKTETAINPELGSDNQKNALVESAINSVKKISLQHPGIRIMIASDSMVFIEEIKKAMPDVYIVPGTVKHIDTTGETDDSENIKMFTDYYLISGAQKVYSLWHEGMWKSAFPEYAARIGNVNFERVEF
- a CDS encoding acyltransferase family protein encodes the protein MAILLVCISHCYFMMSVLESDLSPIIRSLNMPLFMLVCGYFSSRSLEMPMKELCVKKGKQLLIPVISCTAVTVCLYRGGIHREIIGCVWFLKTLFACYLVARVAKSIKLPVEIMFLLSWIVLLFIPYGGTLMINFLYFYFCIGYFIHKYQGRIQAYRAALFFGSAVFFIVSVCCHWAVPCAKVDAGFILHSPMAFVLQLLVGLSGSIVVIGLCEIVYKMSGKGQVAVKVLSKLSTVGRYTLGIYVIQTFIIERTLTVFVKLNEVVISSTFTDFVLIPLIGSALCFVCYYVVRLTQPIKIINILFYGGQKC
- a CDS encoding glycosyltransferase, whose product is MRILQVITSLEMGGAETLVVNLIPRLQALGHTVDLCVFNGTETPLTNRLKKESPQTKIYALGHGVYNPLYILKLAKIMRGYDIVHTHNSSPQLFAAIAKVLCSVELVSTEHNTSNRKRDWKWYAPVESWMYGKYRHVICISRIAEEKLREYMRGDWQDETKPRYNRISTINNGVDVHAISNIVPDAGLLSLKEQRKAILMVAGFREAKDQDTIVRALSLLDKNSYEVWFAGVGVRQALVSQLAGKLGVSDRVRFLGLRTDIPNVLRAADIIVMSSHWEGLSLSNVEGMSAHRPFIASDVNGLREVTKGYGLLFPHEDAESLAAEINCLAADEAYYHEVAERCYKRALEFDISKTVSGYNSVYQSVAADGKR
- a CDS encoding glycosyltransferase family 4 protein — its product is MKKKLIRVTTADISLDGLLKGQLKFLNQYFDVIGVAKDTGVLQKVREREGICVVDAPLERPISLVKDIKGLWFLYRLFRKEKPWCVHANTPKGSLLAMIAAWFAGVPHRVYTVTGLRYQGAHGFFRRILKGMEICTCFFANKVIPEGNGVKQILQEDHITKKELNVILNGNINGVDIDYFSPDHFTAKTRINGKPYTGSKEDIRKDLNLSKDDFVFIFIGRIVGDKGMNELSDSMKRFQKEGKNVKLLLVGRFETELDPLKSANEDFLRNNPDVRFVGYQTDVRPFFIAADVLVFPSYREGFPNVVLQAGAMGIPSIVTNINGCNEIIKEGQNGKIFPSKDADALFKEMNWCIENRDFIKVMASQSRKMIVDRYRQEEVWKATLKEYKKLEK
- a CDS encoding ATP-grasp domain-containing protein gives rise to the protein MKCDVIVTYCWNRVGYNIIRSLYEKGLKVVVGDTSSYNICSISKFSVGKFVYRDFKKDEKGFIEDLKKALKEYSPKVLMPTHDESLIIAKHIDELPKDVIYTIESYEKQIQLSDKHKATILSNSVGVPVPRFIDDIKQATYPIVIKTKFGNSAKGVFFPKDYTEAKNILLQYDKKNILIEDFFAGIDYSVDCVRHDGFFQACTYRSLVTKTDGGGTTTQRILVEMPELERYSKLILDKVNYKGVCGIDFKVNEETKEAVFIEVNARFTGGLATPMAGGFDIPYIVYSLFTSGKYEHKIQPRMGTKTKWILGDIITLVGKILRCSLTMKEFKQIMSWNFDAFDDYRKEDKKAILGEFLYYFVKLVKNRNLNP
- a CDS encoding 2-amino-4-hydroxy-6-hydroxymethyldihydropteridine diphosphokinase, whose translation is MKTVIALGSNFNQTENISKAQALLKQYFKDVRFTEAQCTEPIGIESDNFLNCIGTFETTWTLTQVQQCLKEVEKSMGDSHENHQQGKVLIDIDLAQYGGKIVKEIIWL